A single genomic interval of Lysobacter avium harbors:
- the mraY gene encoding phospho-N-acetylmuramoyl-pentapeptide-transferase — MLLELARWLEQLDSLFGLFNYLTFRGILSALTALALSLWWGPAAIRKLAQYKGGQPIRSDGPESHFSKAGTPTMGGGLILLTVLASVLLWGDLRNKYVWVVLAVMVAFGAIGWYDDWIKIVHRDPNGLKSRWKYLLQSIFGLAAGVVLYMTADVPAATTFYIPMFKSLAFPMGAGLIVVAYFWIVGFSNAVNLTDGLDGLAIMPTVLVACALGVFAYASGNAVFSEYLQIPPVPGAGELVIICAAIAGAGLGFLWFNTYPAMVFMGDIGALALGAVLGAIAVIVRQELVLVIMGGVFVIETLSVMIQVASFKLTGKRVFRMAPIHHHFELKGWPEPRVIVRFWIISVVLVLVGLATLKVR, encoded by the coding sequence ATGCTGCTTGAACTGGCGCGTTGGCTCGAGCAACTGGACAGCCTGTTCGGTCTGTTCAACTACCTGACATTCCGGGGCATCCTGAGTGCCTTGACCGCACTCGCCCTGTCGTTGTGGTGGGGGCCGGCGGCGATCCGCAAGCTGGCCCAGTACAAGGGCGGCCAGCCGATCCGCAGCGACGGCCCCGAAAGCCACTTCTCCAAGGCGGGTACGCCGACCATGGGCGGTGGCCTGATCCTGCTGACCGTGCTGGCCTCGGTGCTGCTGTGGGGCGACCTGCGCAACAAGTATGTGTGGGTGGTGCTGGCGGTGATGGTCGCCTTCGGCGCCATCGGCTGGTACGACGACTGGATCAAGATCGTCCACCGCGATCCCAACGGACTCAAGTCGCGCTGGAAATACCTGCTGCAGTCGATCTTCGGGCTCGCGGCGGGTGTGGTCCTCTATATGACCGCGGATGTCCCGGCGGCCACCACGTTCTACATACCGATGTTCAAGTCGCTCGCCTTCCCGATGGGTGCCGGGCTGATCGTCGTGGCCTATTTCTGGATCGTCGGTTTCTCCAACGCGGTCAACCTGACCGACGGGCTGGACGGCCTGGCGATCATGCCGACCGTGCTGGTCGCCTGCGCGCTGGGCGTGTTCGCCTATGCCTCCGGCAACGCGGTGTTTTCCGAATACCTGCAGATCCCGCCGGTGCCGGGGGCGGGCGAGCTGGTGATCATCTGCGCCGCGATTGCCGGCGCCGGACTGGGATTCCTGTGGTTCAACACCTACCCGGCGATGGTGTTCATGGGCGACATCGGCGCGCTGGCGCTGGGCGCCGTGCTGGGCGCGATCGCGGTGATCGTCCGCCAGGAGCTGGTGCTGGTGATCATGGGCGGCGTGTTCGTCATCGAGACGCTCTCGGTGATGATCCAGGTCGCCTCGTTCAAGCTGACCGGCAAGCGCGTGTTCCGGATGGCGCCGATCCATCACCACTTCGAACTCAAGGGCTGGCCGGAGCCGCGGGTGATCGTGCGTTTCTGGATCATCTCCGTGGTGCTGGTGCTGGTCGGACTGGCCACGTTGAAGGTGCGCTGA
- a CDS encoding UDP-N-acetylmuramoyl-L-alanyl-D-glutamate--2,6-diaminopimelate ligase — translation MSGMPKLRVPQAHPRRMPLAELLPDVAGIPAGLEISGLVQDSREIRAGDAFVAIGGFGTHGLKFVEQARAANAAVILYEPPASADTPAPADAIAVPGLRSRMGAMADRFHARPSAAMRMVGVTGTNGKTSTVQLLAQAWQLLGVRGASIGTLGVGFDGALVPTGFTTPLVLNVHALLAGLRDGGAEAVAMEVSSHALDQGRVDGVHFDVGVFTNLSRDHLDYHGDMDTYAAAKARLLAWPGLQAAVVNLDDAHGRAMQAALPASVNAIGVSSRGNALAAIQADDVQLDNAGATFQLVFHAQQGGQRHPVRSALLGRFNVDNLLAVAGALLGLGVAPQDIATALNQLRPIHGRMNRLGGTDGKPLVVVDFAHTPDALEQALASLRDHVTGRLWCVFGCGGERDRGKRPQMAAIAEAGADAVVVTDDNPRHEDGDAIVADILAGFAQPADVVVLRDRAAAIAHAVGRAGADDIVLIAGKGHEPDQDITGVKHPFDDTQVARAALERRA, via the coding sequence ATGAGCGGCATGCCGAAGCTGCGCGTTCCGCAGGCACATCCGCGCCGCATGCCACTGGCCGAACTGCTGCCGGACGTGGCCGGGATTCCGGCCGGGCTGGAAATCTCTGGCCTGGTCCAGGACAGCCGCGAGATCCGCGCCGGCGACGCCTTCGTGGCGATCGGCGGCTTTGGTACCCACGGGCTGAAGTTCGTTGAGCAGGCGCGCGCTGCGAACGCGGCGGTGATCCTCTACGAGCCGCCCGCCAGCGCCGACACGCCGGCGCCGGCGGATGCGATCGCCGTGCCCGGCCTGCGCTCGCGCATGGGCGCGATGGCCGACCGCTTCCACGCCCGGCCCAGCGCCGCGATGCGGATGGTCGGTGTTACCGGCACCAACGGCAAAACCTCCACGGTCCAGTTGCTGGCCCAGGCCTGGCAGTTGTTGGGCGTGCGCGGCGCCAGCATCGGCACCCTGGGCGTCGGCTTCGACGGTGCGCTGGTGCCGACCGGGTTCACCACGCCGCTGGTGCTCAACGTGCACGCGTTGCTGGCCGGCCTGCGCGACGGCGGCGCCGAAGCGGTCGCGATGGAAGTCAGCTCGCACGCCCTGGACCAGGGCCGTGTCGATGGCGTCCATTTCGACGTGGGCGTGTTCACCAACCTCAGCCGCGACCACCTCGACTACCACGGCGACATGGACACCTACGCGGCGGCCAAGGCGCGCCTGCTGGCCTGGCCGGGACTGCAGGCGGCGGTGGTCAATCTGGACGATGCGCACGGACGCGCGATGCAGGCGGCGCTCCCCGCCAGCGTCAATGCGATCGGCGTGAGTTCGCGCGGCAATGCGTTGGCGGCGATCCAGGCCGATGACGTGCAGCTCGACAACGCCGGCGCCACGTTCCAGCTCGTGTTCCACGCGCAGCAGGGCGGGCAGCGCCACCCGGTGCGTTCGGCGCTGTTGGGCCGGTTCAACGTGGACAACCTGCTGGCGGTCGCCGGCGCGCTCCTCGGGCTGGGGGTCGCGCCGCAGGACATCGCGACCGCGCTGAACCAGTTGCGTCCGATCCACGGCCGCATGAACCGCCTTGGCGGCACGGATGGCAAGCCGCTGGTGGTGGTCGACTTCGCCCACACGCCCGATGCGCTGGAGCAGGCGCTCGCGTCCCTGCGCGACCACGTCACCGGCCGTCTGTGGTGCGTGTTTGGTTGCGGGGGCGAGCGCGACCGCGGCAAGCGCCCGCAGATGGCGGCGATCGCCGAGGCCGGCGCCGACGCAGTCGTGGTCACTGATGACAACCCGCGCCACGAGGACGGCGATGCGATCGTGGCCGACATCCTCGCCGGGTTTGCCCAGCCTGCGGACGTGGTCGTGCTGCGCGACCGGGCCGCCGCGATTGCACATGCGGTCGGCCGGGCCGGGGCGGACGACATCGTGCTGATCGCCGGCAAGGGCCACGAGCCCGACCAGGACATCACCGGCGTCAAACACCCCTTTGATGACACGCAGGTCGCCCGCGCGGCACTGGAGCGCCGGGCATGA
- a CDS encoding UDP-N-acetylmuramoyl-tripeptide--D-alanyl-D-alanine ligase produces the protein MKPLQLSEIARMVGGRLHGDDVVVDAIATDTRKLPGGGNALFVALKGENFDGHEHVEAAVQGGVAAVLVSRLLEVSVPQVLVADTERALGDFAAAVQRQRSGHVVAITGSNGKTSVKSMLLAILERVAPAYANPGNFNNEIGLPLSVLAAPEDARFSVYEMGAGKPGDIAYLAAIARPDVVLVNNIAPAHLERMGSLLGVADTKAAIYDALPPQGVAVINADDAFAPYFAERAHGRRLVRFGLDASADVTARDVVAGVDGSRFTLVTPDGTVPVTLALRGRHNVRNALAAASLAVGLGVSLEAIAQGLQAAVPVDGRMVARSLGNGATLIDDSYNANPGSLAAAIDTLAAMPGAGWLVMGDMRELGADAEAMHAQAGRQARAAGLQRLFALGSLSAAAAAEFGDGASVHADHAALADALATALEQAALVQDALMQDQGTPVNVLVKGSRGSAMDKVVTALLSMQRPTGPEDDTDAA, from the coding sequence ATGAAGCCGCTGCAACTATCCGAAATTGCCCGCATGGTCGGCGGCCGCCTGCACGGCGACGACGTCGTCGTCGATGCGATCGCGACCGACACCCGCAAATTGCCGGGCGGTGGAAACGCGCTGTTCGTCGCGCTGAAGGGCGAGAACTTCGACGGCCACGAGCACGTCGAAGCGGCGGTGCAGGGCGGGGTCGCGGCGGTGCTGGTGTCGCGACTGCTCGAGGTGTCCGTGCCGCAGGTGCTGGTCGCCGATACCGAGCGCGCGCTGGGCGACTTCGCCGCTGCCGTGCAGCGCCAGCGCAGTGGCCACGTGGTCGCGATCACCGGCAGCAACGGCAAGACCAGCGTCAAGTCGATGCTGCTGGCGATCCTCGAGCGCGTCGCTCCCGCCTACGCCAACCCGGGCAACTTCAACAACGAGATCGGCCTGCCGCTGTCGGTATTGGCCGCGCCCGAAGACGCGCGTTTCTCGGTCTACGAGATGGGCGCGGGCAAGCCGGGCGACATCGCCTACCTCGCCGCGATCGCACGCCCGGACGTGGTCCTGGTCAACAACATCGCGCCCGCCCACCTGGAGCGGATGGGCAGCCTGCTCGGCGTGGCCGATACCAAGGCGGCGATCTACGACGCGCTGCCGCCGCAGGGCGTGGCGGTGATCAACGCCGATGACGCGTTCGCGCCGTATTTTGCCGAGCGCGCCCACGGCCGCCGGCTGGTCCGGTTCGGCCTGGATGCCAGCGCCGATGTGACCGCGCGCGACGTCGTTGCCGGCGTGGACGGGTCGCGTTTTACCCTGGTCACGCCGGACGGAACCGTTCCGGTGACGCTTGCCCTGCGCGGGCGTCACAACGTGCGCAATGCGCTGGCTGCCGCGTCGCTGGCCGTCGGCCTGGGCGTGTCGCTGGAGGCGATTGCGCAAGGCCTGCAGGCGGCAGTGCCGGTCGATGGCCGCATGGTCGCCCGGTCGTTGGGCAACGGCGCCACCTTGATCGACGACAGCTACAACGCCAATCCCGGGTCGCTGGCAGCGGCGATCGACACGCTGGCGGCGATGCCCGGCGCGGGCTGGCTGGTCATGGGCGACATGCGCGAGCTGGGCGCCGATGCCGAGGCCATGCATGCCCAGGCCGGACGCCAGGCACGGGCCGCGGGCCTGCAGCGGCTGTTTGCGCTGGGCAGCCTGAGCGCCGCCGCGGCTGCGGAATTCGGCGACGGCGCCAGCGTGCATGCCGACCACGCCGCATTGGCCGACGCGCTGGCGACCGCGCTGGAGCAGGCCGCGCTGGTGCAGGACGCGCTGATGCAGGACCAGGGCACGCCGGTGAACGTGCTGGTGAAGGGTTCCCGCGGCAGCGCGATGGACAAGGTCGTGACGGCATTGCTGTCGATGCAACGCCCCACGGGGCCGGAGGACGATACCGATGCTGCTTGA
- the ftsW gene encoding putative lipid II flippase FtsW: MNDSARQATRIDDIQGRLDPWLLAVVLALSSLGLVMVGSSSISQHPDPFHYLTRHLVFLAGGLVLAVWATRIELRTVERYNQLMLLACFVLLLLVFVPGLGVSVKGAHRWINVGVSNFQVVEAVKVLFIIWLASYLVRFRDEVNATWIAMLKPLVVVAALVGLLLLQPDFGSSSLLLAITAGLLVLGGVNMPRMFLPVLIGLPALAFIAVLEPYRMRRLTSFMDPWADPFNSGYQLTNALMAAGRGEWLGVGLGSSIQKLSYLPEAHTDFILAVIAEELGFVGVCAIIALYAVLVGRAFWIGLQCVEMRRHFSAYLAFGIALWIGLQSFVSIGVNLGLLPTKGLTLPLISSGGSSVLMTCAAMGLLLRVSYELERAKRQMARLRGDAARESVHAEPAVSAGGRPHHVAGPTSASAPNPPAAAPVFARKRADAGRGTSRLQQRIERTLGGMA; the protein is encoded by the coding sequence ATGAACGATTCCGCGCGCCAGGCCACCCGCATCGACGACATCCAGGGTCGCCTTGACCCGTGGCTGCTGGCCGTGGTGCTGGCGCTGTCGTCGCTGGGACTGGTGATGGTCGGTTCCAGCTCGATCTCGCAGCACCCCGATCCCTTCCACTACCTGACCCGGCACCTGGTGTTCCTTGCCGGTGGCCTGGTGCTGGCGGTGTGGGCGACGCGGATCGAGTTGCGCACGGTGGAGCGCTACAACCAGCTGATGCTGCTGGCCTGTTTCGTGCTGCTGCTGTTGGTGTTCGTGCCGGGCCTGGGCGTCAGCGTCAAGGGCGCGCACCGCTGGATCAACGTCGGCGTGTCGAACTTCCAGGTGGTGGAGGCGGTCAAGGTCCTCTTCATCATCTGGCTGGCGAGCTACCTGGTGCGCTTCCGCGACGAGGTCAATGCAACCTGGATCGCCATGCTCAAGCCACTGGTGGTCGTGGCGGCGCTGGTCGGGCTGCTGTTGCTGCAGCCGGACTTCGGTTCGTCCTCGCTGCTGCTGGCGATCACCGCCGGACTGCTGGTGCTGGGCGGGGTCAACATGCCGCGGATGTTCCTGCCGGTGCTGATCGGACTGCCGGCGCTGGCGTTCATCGCCGTGCTTGAGCCGTACCGGATGCGCCGGCTGACCTCGTTCATGGACCCCTGGGCGGACCCGTTCAATTCCGGCTACCAGCTGACCAACGCGCTAATGGCCGCCGGGCGCGGCGAGTGGCTGGGCGTGGGGCTGGGCAGCTCGATCCAGAAGCTCTCCTACCTGCCCGAGGCGCATACCGACTTCATCCTGGCGGTGATCGCCGAGGAACTCGGTTTTGTCGGCGTCTGCGCGATCATCGCGCTGTACGCGGTGCTGGTGGGGCGCGCGTTCTGGATCGGCCTGCAGTGCGTTGAGATGCGCCGCCATTTCTCGGCCTACCTGGCGTTTGGCATCGCGCTGTGGATCGGCCTGCAGAGCTTCGTCTCGATCGGGGTGAACCTCGGCCTGTTGCCGACCAAGGGGCTGACCCTGCCGCTGATTTCTTCGGGCGGCTCCAGTGTCCTGATGACCTGCGCGGCGATGGGACTGCTGCTGCGGGTGTCCTACGAGCTGGAGCGGGCCAAGCGCCAGATGGCGCGACTGCGCGGTGACGCCGCGCGCGAAAGCGTGCATGCAGAGCCGGCCGTGAGCGCAGGCGGCAGACCGCATCACGTCGCCGGACCCACATCCGCAAGCGCGCCGAATCCTCCGGCTGCCGCACCGGTATTTGCCCGCAAGCGCGCCGATGCAGGCCGCGGCACGAGCCGGCTGCAGCAGCGCATCGAACGGACGCTTGGGGGAATGGCATGA
- the ftsA gene encoding cell division protein FtsA, producing the protein MNRKGDKHLIVGLDIGTSKVVALVGEYSPGDTGPDNPIEVIGIGSHESRGLRRGVVVDIESTVQSIQRAIEEAELMAGCEIRSVYASISGSHVQCRNSQGIAPIRDGEVSVADLDRVLDAAKAVAIPADQKILHAIPRDYVLDHSQEGIRNPIGMTGVRLEVHAHLVVCAQSAAANVSKCVQRCGLQVDSLILGVLASANAVLTSDERELGVVLVDIGAGTTDIAVFVQGAIAHSASLGIAGDKVTEDIAHMLRTPTPEAEQIKVRYACALAQMATAEESIQVPSVGDRAPRRMPRASLAQAVQARYEEIFEMVQAELRRSGFEQHVRAGMVLTGGASKMEGVVELAEEMLQMPVRVGIPQHVTGLGEVVGNPVHATGVGLLLMGSQFENPRRPVINTGRAGSLFNKLKSWYSDHF; encoded by the coding sequence ATGAATCGCAAGGGTGACAAACATCTGATCGTCGGCCTCGACATCGGCACCTCCAAGGTGGTGGCGCTGGTGGGCGAGTACAGCCCCGGCGACACCGGCCCCGACAACCCGATCGAGGTCATCGGCATCGGCAGCCACGAGTCGCGCGGCCTGCGCCGGGGCGTGGTGGTGGACATCGAATCCACCGTGCAGTCGATCCAGCGCGCGATCGAGGAGGCCGAGCTGATGGCCGGCTGCGAGATCCGCTCGGTCTACGCGTCCATTTCCGGCAGTCACGTGCAGTGCCGCAACTCGCAGGGCATCGCCCCGATCCGCGACGGTGAGGTCAGCGTGGCCGACCTGGACCGGGTGCTGGACGCGGCCAAGGCGGTCGCGATTCCGGCCGACCAGAAGATCCTCCACGCGATCCCGCGCGACTACGTGCTGGACCATTCGCAGGAAGGCATCCGCAACCCGATCGGCATGACCGGCGTGCGCCTGGAAGTGCATGCCCACTTAGTGGTGTGCGCGCAGTCGGCCGCCGCCAACGTCAGCAAGTGCGTGCAGCGCTGCGGCCTGCAGGTCGACAGCCTGATCCTGGGCGTGCTGGCCTCGGCCAACGCGGTGCTGACCAGCGACGAGCGCGAGCTGGGCGTGGTGCTGGTCGACATCGGCGCGGGCACCACCGACATCGCGGTGTTCGTGCAGGGCGCGATCGCGCACTCGGCCAGCCTCGGCATCGCCGGCGACAAGGTCACCGAGGACATCGCCCACATGCTGCGCACGCCGACGCCGGAGGCCGAGCAGATCAAGGTCCGCTACGCCTGCGCGCTGGCGCAGATGGCCACCGCCGAGGAATCCATCCAGGTGCCTTCCGTCGGAGACCGCGCGCCCCGGCGCATGCCGCGCGCCTCGCTGGCGCAGGCCGTCCAGGCCCGTTACGAGGAAATCTTCGAGATGGTCCAGGCCGAGCTGCGCCGCAGCGGCTTCGAGCAGCACGTGCGCGCCGGAATGGTGCTCACCGGCGGGGCCTCAAAGATGGAAGGGGTGGTGGAACTGGCCGAGGAAATGCTGCAGATGCCGGTGCGGGTGGGCATCCCCCAGCACGTCACCGGTCTGGGCGAGGTGGTGGGCAACCCGGTCCACGCCACCGGTGTGGGGCTGCTGCTGATGGGCAGCCAATTCGAGAATCCGCGCCGTCCGGTGATCAACACCGGCCGCGCAGGTTCGCTCTTCAACAAGCTCAAGAGCTGGTACAGCGACCACTTCTGA
- the murC gene encoding UDP-N-acetylmuramate--L-alanine ligase, with product MSSTVRRRLQHDGDLAKAFPRVHFIGIGGTGMSGIAEVMCTLGYQVSGSDRADNAVTRRLSRLGIDVHQDHAAANVLGTDCVVVSSAIRDDNPEVVEARTQRIPVVPRAEMLAELMRFKRGIAVAGTHGKTTTTSLTASVLAEGGIDPTFVIGGQLLAAGANAKLGGGDWLVAEADESDGSFLRLSPQIAVVTNIDADHLENYGGDFANVQAAFGEFMLRLPFYGLAVLCIDDPEVAALAERTPRHVMTYGLSAEADVRAEDVTQTGARMHFTLCLPGGERCPVTLALPGGHNVLNALAAAAVGWQLGVEPAAIARALEAFAGIGRRFNVLADIALPRGGTATVVDDYGHHPNELAAVFQAARGGWPERRLVVAFQPHRYSRTRDLFDDFAAVLSDVDALILTEVYAAGEAPIAGADERALARAIRARGRIDPVVIGPVAELPEVLADVLEDGDLLLLMGAGDIGHAAQQLALDGLPTIQEGDA from the coding sequence ATGAGCAGTACCGTGCGCCGCCGGCTGCAACACGATGGCGATCTGGCCAAGGCCTTCCCGCGCGTCCATTTCATCGGTATCGGCGGCACCGGCATGAGCGGCATCGCCGAGGTGATGTGCACCCTGGGCTACCAGGTGTCCGGCTCGGACCGCGCCGACAACGCGGTGACCCGGCGTCTGTCGCGCCTGGGCATCGACGTCCATCAGGACCACGCTGCCGCCAACGTGCTCGGCACCGACTGCGTGGTCGTTTCCAGCGCGATCCGCGACGACAACCCGGAAGTGGTCGAAGCGCGCACGCAGCGCATCCCCGTGGTCCCGCGCGCCGAAATGCTGGCCGAGCTGATGCGCTTCAAGCGCGGTATCGCCGTTGCCGGCACCCACGGCAAGACCACGACCACCTCGCTCACCGCCAGCGTGTTGGCCGAGGGCGGCATCGATCCGACCTTCGTCATCGGCGGGCAGCTGCTCGCCGCCGGTGCCAACGCCAAGCTGGGCGGCGGCGACTGGCTGGTGGCCGAGGCCGACGAGAGCGACGGCAGCTTCCTGCGCCTGAGCCCGCAGATCGCGGTGGTCACTAATATCGATGCCGACCATCTGGAGAATTACGGCGGCGACTTCGCCAACGTCCAGGCGGCGTTCGGCGAGTTCATGCTGCGGCTGCCGTTCTACGGCCTCGCGGTGCTGTGCATCGACGATCCCGAAGTCGCCGCGCTCGCCGAGCGCACGCCGCGCCACGTGATGACCTACGGCCTGTCGGCGGAGGCCGACGTGCGCGCCGAAGACGTCACCCAGACCGGCGCGCGGATGCATTTCACCCTGTGCCTGCCCGGCGGCGAGCGCTGCCCGGTCACCCTGGCGCTGCCCGGCGGGCACAACGTGCTCAACGCGCTGGCCGCGGCCGCGGTGGGCTGGCAGCTGGGCGTGGAGCCGGCCGCGATCGCCCGCGCGCTGGAGGCATTCGCCGGCATCGGTCGCCGATTCAACGTGTTGGCGGACATCGCCTTGCCCCGGGGCGGCACGGCCACCGTGGTCGACGACTACGGCCACCACCCCAACGAATTGGCGGCGGTGTTCCAGGCTGCCCGCGGCGGCTGGCCCGAGCGCCGCTTGGTGGTCGCCTTCCAGCCGCACCGATACAGCCGCACCCGCGACCTGTTCGACGATTTCGCCGCCGTGCTGTCCGACGTCGATGCGCTGATCCTCACCGAGGTCTACGCAGCCGGCGAGGCGCCGATCGCCGGCGCCGACGAGCGCGCCCTGGCCCGCGCGATCCGCGCGCGAGGGCGCATCGACCCGGTCGTGATCGGGCCGGTGGCCGAACTGCCCGAGGTCCTCGCCGATGTGCTTGAGGACGGCGACCTGCTGCTGTTGATGGGTGCCGGCGATATCGGCCACGCCGCGCAACAGCTTGCCCTCGATGGACTCCCCACGATCCAGGAAGGTGACGCGTGA
- a CDS encoding D-alanine--D-alanine ligase, translated as MAPQRTTDPARFGRVAVLMGGTSAEREVSLASGRNVLEALQARGVDAFAVDGIPALVERVRQGGVDRVFNILHGNKGGGEDGVLQGVLEVLGVPYTGSGVLGSALSMDKIRTKQVWLSCDLPTPRFVRLSNGDDMHAAARSLGLPVFVKPSCEGSSVGAFRILEEADLAAAQAFAANYDGELLMEQMIVGDELTVGVLDDGTGPRALPSIRIVPKGEWYDYNAKYMADDTQYLCPGVEDSAEAELQRIALAAFEAVECRGWGRVDVMRDRATGAFYLLEVNTAPGMTSHSLVPKAAAQLGIGFEELCWRVLEGTLAEVAGR; from the coding sequence ATCGCCCCGCAACGCACCACCGATCCGGCCCGCTTCGGCCGCGTGGCGGTGCTGATGGGTGGCACCAGCGCCGAGCGCGAGGTCTCGCTGGCCTCCGGCCGCAACGTGCTCGAAGCGCTGCAGGCGCGCGGCGTCGACGCGTTTGCCGTCGACGGCATCCCGGCGCTGGTCGAGCGTGTGCGCCAGGGCGGCGTGGACCGCGTGTTCAACATCCTCCACGGCAACAAGGGCGGAGGCGAGGACGGCGTGTTGCAGGGCGTGCTCGAGGTGCTGGGGGTGCCCTACACCGGTTCCGGCGTACTCGGCTCGGCCCTGTCGATGGACAAGATCCGCACCAAGCAGGTCTGGCTCAGCTGCGACCTGCCGACGCCGCGCTTCGTCCGCCTGAGCAACGGCGATGACATGCACGCCGCCGCGCGCTCGCTCGGCCTGCCGGTGTTCGTCAAGCCCTCCTGCGAAGGCTCCAGCGTCGGCGCGTTCCGGATCCTGGAGGAGGCCGATCTCGCCGCCGCGCAGGCCTTTGCCGCCAACTACGACGGCGAGCTGCTGATGGAGCAGATGATCGTCGGCGACGAGCTGACCGTGGGCGTGCTCGATGACGGCACCGGCCCGCGCGCGTTGCCTTCGATCCGGATCGTTCCCAAGGGCGAGTGGTACGACTACAACGCCAAATACATGGCCGACGACACCCAGTACCTGTGCCCCGGCGTGGAAGACAGCGCCGAAGCCGAGCTGCAGCGCATCGCGCTGGCCGCTTTCGAGGCCGTTGAATGCCGCGGCTGGGGCCGGGTGGACGTCATGCGCGACCGCGCCACCGGCGCCTTTTACCTGCTTGAGGTGAACACCGCGCCCGGCATGACCAGCCACTCGCTGGTGCCCAAGGCCGCCGCCCAGCTCGGCATCGGCTTCGAGGAACTGTGCTGGCGCGTTCTGGAAGGGACCCTCGCGGAGGTGGCAGGCCGGTGA
- a CDS encoding cell division protein FtsQ/DivIB — protein sequence MNALLRLLGWLLAVALVVLPVVGLLNGWVGAEHWPLSKLRATAQFQRVDETLLRDTLMPFARQGYFAVDLDAARAAVAALPWVEHAEVRKRWPDVLEVHLAEHVPFARWDDNQLLSEQGRLFPAANIDIPADLPLLGGPDTRIDEVVELYNQTRTMFAPLGLEVREARLDPRGSWTLRLDNGAEVIVGRHEARGRLNRFVRLLPQLLAQQTQVLARADLRYTNGFALVWADSRENHESQG from the coding sequence GTGAACGCCCTTCTGCGCCTGCTGGGTTGGCTGCTCGCGGTGGCGCTCGTCGTCCTGCCGGTGGTCGGCCTGCTCAACGGCTGGGTCGGTGCCGAGCACTGGCCGCTGAGCAAGCTGCGCGCCACCGCGCAGTTCCAGCGCGTGGACGAGACGCTGCTGCGCGACACCCTGATGCCGTTCGCGCGCCAGGGCTATTTCGCGGTCGATCTGGACGCGGCGCGCGCGGCCGTGGCGGCACTGCCCTGGGTCGAGCACGCCGAGGTCCGTAAGCGCTGGCCCGACGTGCTGGAAGTGCACCTGGCCGAGCACGTCCCGTTCGCGCGCTGGGATGACAACCAGCTGCTGTCCGAGCAGGGCCGGCTGTTTCCCGCCGCCAACATCGACATCCCCGCCGATTTGCCGTTGCTGGGCGGGCCGGACACGCGCATCGACGAGGTGGTCGAGCTCTACAACCAGACGCGGACGATGTTTGCCCCGCTCGGACTGGAGGTGCGCGAGGCCCGCCTGGACCCGCGCGGCAGCTGGACGCTTCGCCTGGACAACGGCGCCGAGGTCATCGTCGGCCGCCACGAGGCGCGCGGTCGCCTCAACCGCTTCGTGCGCCTGTTGCCGCAACTGCTGGCCCAGCAGACGCAGGTACTGGCGCGCGCCGATCTTCGCTACACCAACGGTTTCGCACTCGTGTGGGCCGACAGCAGGGAAAACCATGAATCGCAAGGGTGA